One Fictibacillus halophilus genomic window, CATTATTTAACGTTACCGAAACTTGGCCGTTTTGTCCAATGGTAATTTTGCTATGGTCAGCTGGAATCGTAATCGGTCCGTCTACGCCCATTACTTTATTGCCCTCTGATGTTACAAGTTCCATCTGGTTGGGATTGTTAGCAGACGGTGACAAATAGAACGCGCCGTCTCTTGTAAACTGCAGCGATTCATTTCCGTTGTTATCTATCGCAGATACCTGAAAATAAAAGCTAGGCTGTGTGAGCGCTACATCAAGAAGTCGTCCAGTTTGCTGCAGCGTGCCTGCTTCTAAACTGAGTGCAGTTGAGGACACACGCGCTCCGCTGCCAATTCGAATTCCGTTTGGCGTTAGACGACCCGCTTCTGTCGGATTCAATGCTTCACTATTGATCTGCTGAAAAAGAATATCCGAAAATTGGGCCTCGCGTCTTTTATAGCCATTTGTCGTGCTGTTGGCCATATTATTTGAGATGGTATCGAGCTTATGTTGCAGCTGCCCCATCGTTACTGCTGCTGAAATCATAGACTGGTTCATGTTTGGATCCCCCTAGCCGATTCGGCCAATTTCGTTCGATGCTTTTTCCATCGTTCGGTCGTAAGCTTGAAGTACTTTTTGGTTGGCTTCAAACGCACGGTAAGCCGTCAGCATCTCTGTCATCGTCTGTTCGGTGTTCACGTTCGACCGTTCTACAAAACCTTGCTGCACGTTGTATGTGATGTTTGGATTTCCAAGCGCACTCGGCGCATTCCCGTTTCCATCTAGCCTGAACAAGCCTGTGCCTTCTTTTACCAGATCGTTAGGGTTGGTGATGTACGCAACGTCAATCTGCCCCGCAACTGCACCGTTATCGAGCACCGTACCGTCTTTGTTCACTGTAAAATTATCGCTACTCACCGTTATCGGGTTGCCATCTGTTCCAAGCACATAATATCCTTCCGGCGTTACAAGACTACCTTCTGCGTCCACTGAAAAATGGCCGTTTCGCGTAAAACGCTCTTCACCGTTCACGTTCAATCGGAAAAAGAGTCCGCCGGGCTTTCCTGTTTCCGGGTCAAGCGGAACTTGTCCTTGAAGAAGAGCCATATCCGTTTTGATCCCCGTCTCGCGCATGTCTCCTTGCAGAAAGTTAGGTGCTGTTTCCTGCACGTAAACACCTGTTGAAAGTGCCGCGGGTCCGATTGGATAATTGTTTGGCAATTTTTTTCCGTTCATTTCTGTTTCTCCCATATGCTGAAGCAGCATCGTTGGGAACGTGCGCAGACTCGCATTATCCGCTTTATATCCAGGCGTATTCGCATTCGCCATGTTATTTGTTAAAATTTCTTGTTTGCGCTGCTGTGCCAGCATGCCGGCTGCAGCATTATAGAAGCCTCTTAACACGGAGTATTCCTCCTGTATTTGTAATCTGGACACAAAATGTCTCATCCGTTTTATCGACAGTTTTTTACAATTATTAATAGATTTCTGCAAAAATTGTGAGATTCCTTTTTCATGATGAGGAAATTGTGGCAGAGATGGTGGAGTGGCCGTGGAGCTGGTGACGCGCGTTTGTTTGTCGAAAAGCCTATAAAAATTTTTGATGGACTATAAATTCATTAGAAGGCCGATAAAATAATTTGAGGGACTTTAAAATATGTTGAAGGCCTATAAAGTTCGTTTTAGGGCTTAGAAGCTATTTTCCGATGCCCATATTGCTTTACAGATCTTAACCTTACTTCATACAAAAAAACGCCACCCAATACGGGCAGCATTCCTTCATTAAAACACTTTTCTTTTCGCGATTTTATCCATATGTTCAAGCATTAAGCCTGTTCCTTGAGCAACTGCTCTCATCGGCTCTTCTGCGATCAACACAGGTACTTTTAATTCATCTGCAAACAGCTGGTCAATTCCGTGAAGAAGCGCTCCACCACCTGTTAGCATGATTCCACGGTCGATGATGTCAGCGGATAATTCAGGCGGCGTTTTTTCTAACACGCTCTTAGCCGCTTGAACGATAACCATCACCGGCTCCATCAATGCGCGTTGGATTTCTTTAGAACCTACTGTAATCGTACGTGGAAGTCCTGATACCATGTCACGTCCGCGGATCTCGAGTTCTTCGTCACGCTCGTAAACCGTAGCGACGTTCAACTTAATGTTTTCAGCCGTACGTTCACCGATCAACAGCTTGTACTCTTTTTTAATATATTGAAGGATTTCTGTATCGAACTTGTCCCCAGCCATCTTAATAGAAGAGGACGTAACGATATCTCCCATACTCAAGACCGCAATGTCAGTTGTGCCACCACCGATGTCCACAACCATATTGCCGCTCGGCTGGAAGATATCCATCCCCGCCCCAATTGCAGCCACTTTCGGCTCTTCTTCAAGGAAAATATGTTTCGCTCCGCACTTTTGCGCAGCTTCTTTAATCGCTTTTTGTTCAACGGACGTAATGTTCGTTGGTGTACAGATCAAGATTCTAGGCTTGGCAAACATGCCTTTTACGTTAATCTTATTAATAAAATGTTTCAGCATCTGCTCGGTTACTTCAAAGTCAGCGATTACGCCATCTTTTAACGGACGGATCGCCACGATGTTCCCAGGCGTACGGCCTACCATGCGGCGGGCTTCTTCTCCTACAGCGAGTGCTTTTCCAGTATTCGTGTCGATCGCAACTACAGATGGTTCATCGAGCACGATTCCTTTTCCTTTTACATAAATCAGTACATTAGCGGTACCAAGGTCAATTCCAACGTCCCTTGAAAACATGTTATATCCTCCCTGTTAACATCCATACGATATAATGACATTTTTAGTAAAAAATCGAAGTTCTATCCAATTTATCATTATATCACAAGTCTGTCGAACAAGGTGAAATATTGTCAAAAATTAATTATTAGACACTGGAACGATGCGGCACATAATGTAATATCATTTCATCTCGTATCCCTATTCATCATAAACTTACTGAACAACTTCCTCTGTGCCTTTTTTGTACTTTACGCGAGTCGCTTCTCCACCTCTCAAGTGGCGGATGGACTTATGGTATTCGAGGATCTCTTTTACGTTGTTTGCAAGATCAGGATTAATTTCAGGCAGCCGCTCGGTGAGGTCTTTATGCACCGTGCTTTTGGAAACCCCGAATTCTTTTGCGATCATGCGGACTGTTTTTCTTGTCTCCACGATATACCGTCCTATCTTGATGGTTCGCTCTTTGATGTAATCGTGCACACCACTCGCCTCCCTAAAATGGATGTGAGAGATGCGATAGAGACTTGTATGAACAAGCTACGTGACAAGTTTCGTTGTCATCTTCGGCTTATAAGTGTTGCTTCCATTCCCCTTTTTCCACCGCAGCCATAGTACGATTTCTCACCGCTCACCCTCAATTGAATTATTGTAGGTTTTGTAACATCTTATTAACCAAGTTTTCGTTATATGCCTAAATCTCAACTGGGACAAGGGGAAATGTCCATATTTGTGAAAAAACCTGCATAAACAGTTGGAAAATTAAGTTATTTAATAATTGTGAAGGAAAGAAAACTTTAGTTTACTGTACGTGTTTTTATATGTATGACACGTTCGCCGGTAAACGTGCTTTTTTCACCGGTAAAACGTTTGTGACCACCTGAGAACGGCTTCGTTACACCGGTGATGCAATCGTGACCACCTGAAAAGAGGAATGTTTCACCGATAAATGGTTTAGGCTTGTATAAAAATGAAAAAACTGCCTCGGATTGAACCGAGACAGCTTCCTTTTTGCTATTATTCGTTAGCACCAGAGTCGTCTGCTGCAGGAGCATTCGTATCTTCTGCCGATTGAGATGATGATTCTTGCTCACGGTTGGCATCTTTGCCATCTTTCGTGTCTTTCATATCTTTTGTATCTTTTGTATCTTTAGAATCCTTTGTGTCCTTTGTATCTTTAGAACCTTTGTCTTCAGCCTTTGGTGCTTGCTTCTTTTCTTCAGCAGGCTTTTTATCTTCAGCCTTCTTCTGCTCTTCTGCTGCTTTTTTCTCTTCCGCTTTTTTCATCTCTTTACGAGAGTCATCAACAGCGGTTGCAAGTTGTGCAACAGATTGGTCCCAAGCCATCACTGGGTCGACTGCTTCTCCGTCTTTACGAACTTCGAAGTGTGCGTGGATCTTCGCATCTGTATCGTATGCGTTCTCACCAGCTTGTCCTAAAACTGCGCCTTGCTTCACTTGGTCACCTTGCTTAACAGATACAGAAGCAAGTGATGAGTAGTGTGTGACTACACCTTTGTCATGCTCTACTTCTACTACGAACCCTAGTGCAGGATCTTTTGCTACTTTTACAACGTTACCACTTAATGCTGCTGTTACGTCAAATGCTTTGTTATCAGCAGTCGCTAAGTCGATACCACGGTTTTGGTAGTAAATATTGTTATAGAATACAAGGGCTGCTTCTTGTTCTTGAGCTGGTGCTTCCGGGCTAAAGAAATCTTTTACAACTTCAATGGCTTCAGGTTCAGCAACTGGCATTTGGAAAACTTCTTTTGTTAGGGATACAGGCACTGCTGCTCCATTGTCCTCTAATGCGCTGTCTGGAGTATTATTATTCTCCGTATTCTTCGCATCGTTTTGATACCATAGAACAGAAGTTAGAATGACTGCTGCAAAGCTTAAGTATACTGCAGGATAAACCCAACGTTTTTTCATAGCACTCTTACCTTTCATCGGTACTGTTTTTTTGTTTTGTTTTTCTTCTTCTTTCATTTTTCATCACCTCAGCAACAAGTTTGAACAGAATTCTGAAAATATATACTTTCGTGCAAAACTTTTTTGAAGATTTCTTTCGACAATACAAAAAACCGCCGAATGCCTTATAACATCTAGCGGTTTCCTCAAAACTATAAAGAGGGGGTCTGACCCGGGTCAGACCCCCTACAATTTCCACGCAATTTACTGAGGCTGATACGCGAGCCCTTTGTCAGCAATCGGTTTATAATCTGCAATCTCAATCCCTTTGTAATAGTGGTTTACGATCTCTTTGTACGTCTTACCTTCCTTTGCCATTCCGTTCGCACCATATTGGCTCAGTCCCACTCCATGACCATATCCTCGTGTTGTCACGGTAACTTGCTTTCCTTTTTTCTTCATCTGGAAATCAGTCGACCGTAGCTCCAGCTTCTCTCGCACTTCTTTTCCAGTGAACTCTTTTTTACCGATCGCCCATTTGCCAATTCGTTTTCCGCTCGTTGTGGCTACCACTTTTCCGATCTGACCGTCCTTTGTTAGTGAAACGCCGAGCTTCTGCTCTACCGTTCTGACAGGCAGCTGGATGGTCTCTGTGTACTTCGGAGATTCTTTTTTATCCCATGGACTTTCTACACTTCTTAAATAAGGGTATTCGTTTTTCCAATAGTCCTCGGAATTCACTGTGAAGCCGTTGCTTGTGGAAAAGAAACTTGCTTGGATCGGATCTCCTTCATACGTTAGGATCTGTCCTTTTGTCTCAGAGACTGCCTTGATGATCTTCTCTATTTTTTTGTTAAAGTCATCTCCCCAAAGGGTCTCTAGCTCTTCGTTTCCTTTGTACACTTGATGCATCACCGTGTCTGACACGACTGCTCCTTCTGGCAGACTATCATCTTTGCCGCGGTTTAGTAGAGCTTTGACTATAAACGTTCGTGCGGTCAGCGCTTGTGCTTTCAGCGCTTCTAACTCAAAGTCTGCGGGCATTTCAGAAGCGACCACTCCCGCCACATACTCCTCTAACGGGATGTTCTGAACCGTATCCATCGATTTTCTGAAAACAGGCACGACGATGTCAGAATGAGGGACTTCTAAAGCTAGCACTCTCTCAGATGGACGCGCAGCCTTCTCTTCTTTCCATTC contains:
- a CDS encoding flagellar hook-basal body protein — its product is MNQSMISAAVTMGQLQHKLDTISNNMANSTTNGYKRREAQFSDILFQQINSEALNPTEAGRLTPNGIRIGSGARVSSTALSLEAGTLQQTGRLLDVALTQPSFYFQVSAIDNNGNESLQFTRDGAFYLSPSANNPNQMELVTSEGNKVMGVDGPITIPADHSKITIGQNGQVSVTLNNGAIVESGQLAIVNIVRPQLMLSVGQNLQAPQDIPLNQLIEEVNAGAGNFVQQGALESSNVNISTEMTEMIQTQRSYQFNARSLTIADQMMGLVNGLR
- a CDS encoding flagellar hook-basal body protein, with the protein product MLRGFYNAAAGMLAQQRKQEILTNNMANANTPGYKADNASLRTFPTMLLQHMGETEMNGKKLPNNYPIGPAALSTGVYVQETAPNFLQGDMRETGIKTDMALLQGQVPLDPETGKPGGLFFRLNVNGEERFTRNGHFSVDAEGSLVTPEGYYVLGTDGNPITVSSDNFTVNKDGTVLDNGAVAGQIDVAYITNPNDLVKEGTGLFRLDGNGNAPSALGNPNITYNVQQGFVERSNVNTEQTMTEMLTAYRAFEANQKVLQAYDRTMEKASNEIGRIG
- a CDS encoding rod shape-determining protein, which codes for MFSRDVGIDLGTANVLIYVKGKGIVLDEPSVVAIDTNTGKALAVGEEARRMVGRTPGNIVAIRPLKDGVIADFEVTEQMLKHFINKINVKGMFAKPRILICTPTNITSVEQKAIKEAAQKCGAKHIFLEEEPKVAAIGAGMDIFQPSGNMVVDIGGGTTDIAVLSMGDIVTSSSIKMAGDKFDTEILQYIKKEYKLLIGERTAENIKLNVATVYERDEELEIRGRDMVSGLPRTITVGSKEIQRALMEPVMVIVQAAKSVLEKTPPELSADIIDRGIMLTGGGALLHGIDQLFADELKVPVLIAEEPMRAVAQGTGLMLEHMDKIAKRKVF
- the spoIIID gene encoding sporulation transcriptional regulator SpoIIID, translating into MHDYIKERTIKIGRYIVETRKTVRMIAKEFGVSKSTVHKDLTERLPEINPDLANNVKEILEYHKSIRHLRGGEATRVKYKKGTEEVVQ
- a CDS encoding M23 family metallopeptidase, which produces MKEEEKQNKKTVPMKGKSAMKKRWVYPAVYLSFAAVILTSVLWYQNDAKNTENNNTPDSALEDNGAAVPVSLTKEVFQMPVAEPEAIEVVKDFFSPEAPAQEQEAALVFYNNIYYQNRGIDLATADNKAFDVTAALSGNVVKVAKDPALGFVVEVEHDKGVVTHYSSLASVSVKQGDQVKQGAVLGQAGENAYDTDAKIHAHFEVRKDGEAVDPVMAWDQSVAQLATAVDDSRKEMKKAEEKKAAEEQKKAEDKKPAEEKKQAPKAEDKGSKDTKDTKDSKDTKDTKDMKDTKDGKDANREQESSSQSAEDTNAPAADDSGANE
- the spoIID gene encoding stage II sporulation protein D, producing the protein MNVNIKPLIWILAIFVAIIVLLPTILVLPFSSEPPEWKEEKAARPSERVLALEVPHSDIVVPVFRKSMDTVQNIPLEEYVAGVVASEMPADFELEALKAQALTARTFIVKALLNRGKDDSLPEGAVVSDTVMHQVYKGNEELETLWGDDFNKKIEKIIKAVSETKGQILTYEGDPIQASFFSTSNGFTVNSEDYWKNEYPYLRSVESPWDKKESPKYTETIQLPVRTVEQKLGVSLTKDGQIGKVVATTSGKRIGKWAIGKKEFTGKEVREKLELRSTDFQMKKKGKQVTVTTRGYGHGVGLSQYGANGMAKEGKTYKEIVNHYYKGIEIADYKPIADKGLAYQPQ